The Methanobrevibacter sp. V74 genome includes the window GAAAAGAGGTAAAACTTATTTTAAAAATATAATATAATTAAAAATTAAAAAATAAATTTCTTAAATTAACTGGGTTGATTAATTCATAAGGATTATATAATGAAACTTTTTCATTAACTTTTATTATTGTTTTCTCAAATATTTTTTCACAATTTTTATAAGTAAATTTTTCAATAATTTTAGTCACTGTTTTAGTACTAATTTTAATACCCATTCCATAAAATAGTAAAATAATTGATAAAAAATTATCAAAAAGGAGAAAATGAGAAATATTCCAAATCAAATAATTGCTGCCAACACTCACTACTCTCAAAAAAAAGAAATATATAACGGCAATCTATTTGATTACCATCAAAGTATCCCCAATACTTACTGCATCACCAGTTTCTACGAATATTTCTTCAACAACACCATTTACTTCAGATTGTATGTCATTTTCCATCTTCATAGCTTCGATTACAGCAATAGTGGATCCTTGTGAAACTTTATCCCCAACATTAACATTGAGTTTGATTACCATACCCTGCATTGGTGAAGTAACTGCCCCTTCAACCGGTTTAAAGTTTCCAGATTGAGTTTCTTCAATTTCCATAAACCCAGTAGGCATGATTTTAACTTCAAACATATCTCCATCAACTTCAACATTATATTGAGTTGGTATGCCAATTCCATCATCATTGATTGTATGAGCTAGTTTAAGTTCTTCTTCTTCAGCTTCACCTTTAAGGAATTTAGGTGCAATTGATGGGTATAATGCATAAGTTAAAGCATCTTCATCAGATTTTACAAATCCTTTTTCTTTACCTTCAGATTTGAATTTATCAAATTCAGGTTCAAGTAAATCTGCCGGCCTGCAGGTAATTATTTCTTCATCACCAATAATTCTTTTTGATATTGCGTTATTTACTGGTGCTGGTGGTTTACCATACATTCCTTTCATGTATTCTTTAACTTCATTAGATACTGTTTTGTATCTTTCTCCACCTAAAACGTTCATTACTGATTGGATACCTACAATTTGACTTGTTGGAGTTACAAGTGGAGGATAACCCATATCTTTTCTAACTCTTGGCATTTCATCCAATACATCAGTGTATCGATCAAGAGCATTTTGTTCTTTTAATTGTGAAATAAGATTTGAAAGCATTCCGCCTGGAATTTGATATAATAATACATCAGTATCAATACTTTCAGAAATAGGATCGAGTATTCCTAAGTATTTTTCTTTGATTTTCAAGAAGTATTTTTTAATATTATTCAATAATTTCAAATCCAATTCAGAATCAAATTCCGTTCCTTGTAGTGATGCAACAATACTTTCTGTTGGAGGTTGTGATGTTCCCCAAGCAAGAGGTGAAATTGCAGTGTCCAATATGTCCACTCCAGCCTGACATGCAGCGTAATAACTAATTGGAGTCATTCCACTAGTACAATGACAGTGCAAATCTACAAGCAAATCAGTTTCTT containing:
- the oadA gene encoding sodium-extruding oxaloacetate decarboxylase subunit alpha, whose protein sequence is MAKVRFTETALRDAHQSLLATRMRTRDMIPIAEEMDKVGYFSVEAWGGATFDTCIRYLNEDPWERLRQLKSEFKNTPIQMLLRGQNLVGYKHYPDDVVTKFVEKSYENGVDIFRIFDALNDIRNMEKSIKVAKDQGAHVQGTISYTLSPAHTLDDFVNLAKDLESLDCDSVAIKDMAGLITPTAAYDLVSKLKEETDLLVDLHCHCTSGMTPISYYAACQAGVDILDTAISPLAWGTSQPPTESIVASLQGTEFDSELDLKLLNNIKKYFLKIKEKYLGILDPISESIDTDVLLYQIPGGMLSNLISQLKEQNALDRYTDVLDEMPRVRKDMGYPPLVTPTSQIVGIQSVMNVLGGERYKTVSNEVKEYMKGMYGKPPAPVNNAISKRIIGDEEIITCRPADLLEPEFDKFKSEGKEKGFVKSDEDALTYALYPSIAPKFLKGEAEEEELKLAHTINDDGIGIPTQYNVEVDGDMFEVKIMPTGFMEIEETQSGNFKPVEGAVTSPMQGMVIKLNVNVGDKVSQGSTIAVIEAMKMENDIQSEVNGVVEEIFVETGDAVSIGDTLMVIK